Proteins encoded by one window of Vidua chalybeata isolate OUT-0048 chromosome 8, bVidCha1 merged haplotype, whole genome shotgun sequence:
- the SHOC2 gene encoding leucine-rich repeat protein SHOC-2 has protein sequence MSSNLGKEKDCKEKDPKVQSSKEREKEAKASGGFGKESKEKEPKTKGKDAKDGKKDSSSTQPGVAFSVDNTIKRPNPATGTRKKSSNAEVIKELNKCREENSMRLDLSKRSIHLLPSAIKELTQLTELYLYSNKLQCLPAEVGCLVNLVTLALSENSLTSLPDSLDNLKKLRMLDLRHNKLREIPSVVYRLSSLATLYLRFNRITTVEKDIKNLSKLTMLSIRENKIKQLPAEIGELCNLITLDVAHNQLEHLPEEIGSCTQITNLDLQHNELLDLPETIGNLSSLSRLGLRYNRLSAIPKSLAKCSELDELNLENNNISTLPEGLLSSLVKLTSLTLARNCFQSYPVGGPSQFSTIYSLNMEHNRINKIPFGIFSRAKVLSKLNMKDNQLTSLPLDFGTWTSMVELNLATNQLTKIPEDVSGLVSLEVLILSNNLLKKLPHGIGNLRKLRELDLEENKLESLPNEIAYLKDLQKLVLTNNQLTTLPRGIGHLTNLTHLGLGENLLTHLPEEIGTLENLEELYLNDNPNLHSLPFELALCSKLSIMSIENCPLSHLPPQIVAGGPSFIIQFLKMQGPYRAMV, from the exons ATGAGTAGTAatctaggaaaagaaaaggactgTAAAGAGAAGGATCCAAAAGTCCAATCAtcaaaagaaagggagaaggaggcaAAGGCCTCCggaggatttgggaaagagagcaaagaaaaggaGCCTAAGACCAAAGGGAAAGATGCCAAAGATGGAAAGAAGGACTCCAGCAGCACGCAGCCTGGGGTAGCTTTTTCAGTGGACAATACGATAAAAAGACCTAATCCTGCCACAGGTACTCGCAAAAAATCCAGCAATGCTGAAGTGATCAAAGAGCTAAATAAATGCCGGGAAGAGAATTCTATGCGCTTGGACTTGTCCAAGAGGTCTATACACTTGCTTCCATCAGCTATCAAAGAGCTAACGCAGTTAACAGAACTTTATTTATACAGTAACAAACTGCAGTGCCTACCGGCAGAGGTGGGCTGTCTCGTGAACCTGGTGACGCTGGCTCTGAGTGAAAACTCACTCACCAGTTTGCCTGACTCTCTTGATAACTTGAAGAAACTGCGCATGCTTGACCTGCGGCACAACAAACTGCGAGAAATCCCCTCGGTGGTGTACAGGCTAAGCTCCCTCGCTACTCTGTACCTACGCTTTAATCGTATAACTACTGTGGAAAAGGATATCAAAAACTTGTCAAAACTCACCATGCTTAGCATACGAGAGAACAAAATCAAGCAACTACCTGCTGAAATTG GTGAGTTGTGTAACCTCATAACGCTGGATGTAGCGCACAATCAGCTTGAACATCTTCCAGAAGAGATTGGAAGCTGCACGCAGATCACTAACCTTGACTTGCAGCACAATGAGCTCCTGGACCTGCCAGAAACCATAG GAAATCTGTCCAGTCTAAGTCGTCTTGGCCTGAGGTACAATAGGCTGTCAGCAATTCCCAAGTCCTTAGCAAAATGCAGTGAACTTGATGAGCTGAACTTGGAGAACAACAACATTTCTACTTTACCAGAG GGTCTTTTATCCAGCCTTGTCAAACTGACTAGTTTAACATTGGCCAGGAACTGCTTCCAGTCCTATCCTGTGGGTGGCCCGTCCCAGTTCTCCACAATCTACTCTCTCAATATGGAGCACAACCGCATCAATAAAATCCCCTTTGGAATTTTCTCTCGAGCTAAAGTATTAAGTAAGCTGAACATGAAG GACAATCAGCTGACATCTCTCCCCTTGGACTTCGGGACTTGGACAAGTATGGTAGAACTGAACTTAGCGACTAACCAGCTCACAAAAATCCCTGAGGATGTATCTGGGCTTGTTTCTCTTGAG gTTCTTATCTTGTCAAACAATCTCCTAAAGAAACTTCCCCATGGAATTGGAAATCTACGGAAACTCCGAGAGTTAGATCTAGAGGAAAACAAACTGGAATCCTTGCCAAATGAAATAGCTTACCTCAAGGATCTGCAG AAATTGGTTCTGACTAACAATCAGCTGACCACCCTTCCAAGAGGAATCGGTCACCTTACCAATCTGACGCACCTTGGGCTTGGAGAGAACCTTCTCACACACCTTCCTGAGGAAATTG GTACACTGGAGAATCTGGAAGAACTGTATTTGAATGACAACCCAAATCTGCACAGCCTTCCCTTTGAGCTGGCTCTTTGCAGCAAACTGTCAATAATGAGTATTGAGAACTGCCCGCTCAGCCACCTTCCACCTCAGATTGTTGCAGGAGGACCCTCCTTCATCATTCAGTTCCTAAAAATGCAAGGACCATATCGTGCCATGGTCTAA